A single window of Streptomyces sp. NBC_00464 DNA harbors:
- a CDS encoding S8 family serine peptidase has protein sequence MRSINRSRFLPAATALTMALTGWAGVSAAAAADPTTAAPASGPAGPSYDITLVTGDVVHYTDLPGANDVVTVDLADPNAGGVQVRTQGDHTYAVPTQAMPLLAADRLDPRLFDVTELVAMGYDDARTGSVPLIATAPENARSARPPAAPEGATTVHTLKSIDATAMRTAKDDARAFWTDVAPGKAPRTLGGGIGKLWLDGKVKASLADETSQIKATDAWQKGYDGKGVKVAVLDTGADLDHPDLVGQVDVSKSFVPGEDVDDGHGHGTHTASTIAGTGAASGGKEKGAAPGARLLIGKVLSNKGSSGSNSDVIAGMEWAKDQGADIVSMSLGTPDGSDGEDPMSEAVNTLSANGGPLFVIAAGNAYDPGTIGAPGAAASALTVAAVDRNDERAEFSSQGPLTGTHQLKPDVSAPGVDVSAAASQSVPGWTGGLYRTMSGTSMATPLVAGTAAILKERHPGWSGERIKNVLMSTSHRTDETPFETGTGRVDTVAAMDSTIEATGSVAAATYNWPNADAKAATRTITYRNDGDADVTLDLATGTEGDAYTLSASSVKVPANGTAEVTLTLDPSKAAAGTTFSGQVAATDAASGAVVAHTGFGLFKEAEMYDFTIKVKDRDGKPASDSVAFYDAAAALPSYINVDGEKTLRLPPGRYSVSSYMDVPGESSDSLGEALLISDEVTLDAGHKQGTAVLDATRARKVSAVPERKSETSQTVFGLSRQYADAAQHGWSTSLLLPAKYDSVYLTPTEQVADGSLKAFMSWRMRQQALAATTGTRREVTLVPQGGTAYHDGTDTLKTVYAGQGAAADYDGVDARGKAVVIDRSDAVTAAQRAQAASAAGAAMLIVAHDTRGRLYQTYSGGGDVTIASVPQADGALLITEAKSGRGTLRVTQRQFPDYTYDLVEKFDGRIPDRSLAYKPDNGDLTRLNTSYYGAKGTLGLGGRYFVPTWSPALGGDSYEQYGRTRTEYVTPDTSDVGAWWEQHQGLGDAANYWESGYTQAPAARSAEAAWFKPVQAPRPADGYSVYATGSNTLIWNIPMLSGGDAGHVGFGGTARTSLHRGDTQLAQVDSRAGRAYNLTTGSYRLVAAGQRGTTAWSTSTTTSTTWGFDFKAAPAGTLARQDVPMLNLGYDVDTDLQGAARAGKHLRLGLHAYSFPGDVTADSATLQVSYDDGATWRDAKLKRAGDGRWTAQLDTPRNARAMSLRAGATARGGLSVQQDVIRAVTLR, from the coding sequence TCGTCCACTACACCGACCTGCCCGGTGCCAACGATGTCGTGACGGTCGATCTCGCCGATCCGAACGCCGGCGGCGTGCAGGTGCGGACGCAGGGGGACCACACGTATGCGGTGCCGACGCAGGCGATGCCGTTGCTGGCCGCCGACCGGCTCGACCCGCGCCTGTTCGACGTCACCGAGTTGGTGGCGATGGGGTACGACGACGCGCGGACCGGCTCCGTGCCGCTGATCGCGACGGCGCCGGAGAACGCCCGTTCCGCCCGGCCTCCGGCCGCCCCCGAGGGCGCGACGACCGTGCACACACTGAAGTCGATCGACGCGACGGCGATGCGCACCGCCAAGGACGACGCCCGTGCGTTCTGGACGGACGTCGCTCCCGGGAAGGCGCCGCGCACCCTCGGCGGCGGCATCGGGAAGCTGTGGCTGGACGGGAAGGTCAAGGCTTCCCTGGCTGACGAGACGTCACAGATCAAGGCGACCGATGCCTGGCAGAAGGGCTACGACGGCAAGGGTGTGAAGGTCGCGGTGCTCGACACGGGCGCCGACCTCGACCACCCGGACCTCGTCGGCCAGGTGGACGTGTCGAAAAGCTTCGTCCCGGGTGAGGATGTCGACGACGGCCACGGCCACGGCACGCACACCGCTTCCACGATCGCCGGAACCGGTGCCGCCTCCGGCGGCAAGGAGAAGGGTGCCGCCCCCGGCGCCCGGCTGCTGATCGGCAAGGTACTGAGCAACAAGGGCAGTTCCGGCAGCAACTCCGATGTCATCGCCGGCATGGAGTGGGCCAAGGACCAGGGCGCGGACATCGTGTCGATGAGTCTCGGAACCCCCGACGGGTCCGACGGCGAGGACCCCATGTCCGAGGCCGTGAACACCCTGTCGGCGAACGGCGGCCCACTGTTCGTGATCGCCGCGGGCAACGCCTACGACCCGGGCACCATCGGCGCCCCGGGCGCCGCGGCCTCGGCGCTGACCGTCGCCGCCGTCGACAGGAACGACGAGCGCGCGGAGTTCTCCAGCCAGGGCCCGCTGACCGGCACGCACCAGCTCAAGCCCGACGTCTCGGCGCCCGGTGTGGACGTCTCCGCCGCCGCGTCTCAGTCGGTGCCCGGCTGGACCGGCGGCTTGTACCGGACGATGAGCGGCACGTCGATGGCGACGCCACTGGTCGCCGGCACCGCCGCGATCCTGAAGGAGCGGCACCCCGGCTGGAGTGGTGAGCGCATCAAGAACGTGCTGATGAGCACCTCGCACCGCACCGACGAGACCCCCTTCGAGACCGGCACCGGCCGCGTCGACACCGTCGCGGCGATGGACTCCACGATCGAGGCGACCGGCTCGGTGGCCGCGGCCACGTACAACTGGCCGAACGCCGACGCCAAGGCGGCCACCCGTACGATCACCTACCGCAACGACGGCGACGCGGACGTGACGCTCGACCTCGCCACGGGCACCGAAGGGGACGCGTACACGCTGTCCGCCTCCTCGGTGAAGGTCCCGGCGAACGGCACCGCGGAGGTCACCCTGACTCTCGACCCCTCGAAGGCCGCCGCGGGCACCACGTTCTCCGGCCAGGTCGCGGCCACGGACGCCGCCTCCGGCGCCGTGGTGGCGCACACCGGGTTCGGTCTGTTCAAGGAAGCCGAGATGTACGACTTCACCATCAAGGTGAAGGACCGCGACGGCAAGCCCGCGTCGGACTCGGTGGCGTTCTACGACGCGGCCGCCGCCCTGCCCTCGTACATCAACGTCGACGGCGAGAAGACCCTGCGCCTGCCGCCGGGCCGCTACTCCGTCTCGTCGTACATGGACGTGCCGGGTGAGAGCTCCGACTCGCTCGGCGAGGCGCTGCTGATCTCCGACGAGGTCACGTTGGACGCCGGGCACAAGCAGGGCACCGCCGTCCTCGACGCGACCCGGGCACGCAAGGTGTCCGCGGTCCCGGAGCGGAAGAGCGAGACGTCCCAGACGGTCTTCGGCCTGTCGCGCCAGTACGCCGACGCCGCGCAGCACGGCTGGTCCACCTCGCTGTTGCTGCCTGCCAAGTACGACTCCGTCTACCTGACGCCGACCGAGCAGGTCGCCGACGGCTCGCTGAAGGCGTTCATGAGTTGGCGGATGCGCCAGCAGGCGCTCGCCGCGACGACCGGAACCCGCCGCGAGGTCACGCTGGTCCCGCAGGGCGGCACCGCGTACCACGACGGCACCGACACCCTGAAGACCGTCTACGCGGGTCAGGGTGCGGCAGCCGACTACGACGGGGTCGACGCGCGCGGCAAGGCCGTCGTGATCGACCGCAGCGACGCCGTGACCGCGGCCCAGCGCGCGCAGGCCGCCTCGGCCGCCGGCGCCGCGATGCTGATCGTCGCGCACGACACCCGTGGCCGCCTCTACCAGACGTACAGCGGAGGCGGTGACGTCACCATCGCGTCGGTGCCGCAGGCGGACGGCGCGCTGCTGATCACCGAGGCGAAGTCCGGCCGCGGCACGCTGCGGGTGACGCAGCGGCAGTTCCCGGACTACACCTACGACCTCGTCGAGAAGTTCGACGGCCGCATTCCGGACAGGTCGCTGGCCTACAAGCCGGACAACGGCGATCTGACCCGTCTGAACACCAGCTACTACGGCGCCAAGGGCACGCTCGGACTCGGCGGCCGGTACTTCGTCCCGACGTGGAGCCCGGCACTCGGCGGCGACTCGTACGAGCAGTACGGGCGCACCCGCACCGAGTACGTGACCCCGGACACGAGCGACGTCGGCGCCTGGTGGGAGCAGCACCAGGGCCTGGGTGACGCGGCGAACTACTGGGAGAGCGGCTATACGCAGGCGCCCGCCGCCCGGTCTGCGGAGGCCGCCTGGTTCAAGCCGGTGCAGGCCCCGCGCCCGGCCGACGGCTACTCCGTCTACGCCACCGGCAGCAACACGCTGATCTGGAACATCCCGATGCTGTCGGGCGGCGACGCCGGCCACGTCGGCTTCGGCGGAACGGCCCGGACCTCGCTCCACCGGGGCGACACCCAGCTGGCGCAGGTCGACTCCCGCGCCGGCCGGGCGTACAACCTGACCACGGGCTCGTACCGGCTGGTGGCCGCAGGGCAGCGCGGAACGACGGCGTGGAGCACCTCCACGACGACCAGCACCACATGGGGCTTCGACTTCAAGGCTGCGCCTGCGGGCACCCTGGCCCGGCAGGACGTGCCGATGCTGAACCTCGGCTACGACGTCGACACGGACCTCCAGGGAGCGGCGCGGGCCGGCAAGCACCTGCGACTCGGCCTGCACGCGTACTCGTTCCCCGGTGACGTCACGGCGGACTCGGCCACTCTCCAGGTGTCGTACGACGACGGGGCGACCTGGCGCGACGCGAAGCTGAAGCGGGCCGGTGACGGCCGGTGGACGGCGCAGCTGGACACACCGCGCAACGCCCGGGCGATGTCGCTGCGGGCCGGCGCCACCGCACGCGGCGGGCTCTCCGTCCAGCAGGACGTCATCAGGGCGGTCACACTGCGCTGA
- a CDS encoding helix-turn-helix domain-containing protein encodes MSLQDLGLTADEDSVYQVLIALPSPGYEQLANAVGLPEQRTAAALRTLADRGLVLRVADGLRYAAAPPAVALGAELAAHRERLQRAELAVARLAETYRTATADRAQRDLVEIVEGTDAIRTRYLQLQLSARSTIDIFSAGTPQAVTPADSAEVTAMSRDVRVRAVIDQGFLGEPGAADQVAQSLADGVHVRTVTEVPYKLILCDGAVAMLPLHGRDADVDPAVVLRGGLAHVARELFEQVWGRARPYQELPHAEIDDLDAHILRLLLAGLTDTAVAGQVRLSVRTVQRRLQALMVRTDATTRLQLGWHARDRGWV; translated from the coding sequence ATGAGCCTGCAGGATCTCGGCCTCACGGCGGACGAGGACTCGGTGTACCAGGTGCTGATAGCGCTGCCTTCGCCCGGCTACGAACAGCTGGCCAACGCGGTCGGCCTGCCGGAACAGCGGACCGCCGCCGCGCTGCGCACCCTGGCCGACCGCGGGCTGGTCCTGCGGGTGGCCGACGGCCTGCGCTATGCGGCCGCGCCTCCCGCCGTCGCCCTCGGGGCCGAACTCGCCGCCCACCGCGAACGCCTCCAGCGCGCCGAACTCGCGGTGGCGCGGCTCGCGGAGACGTACCGCACGGCGACCGCCGACCGGGCCCAGCGCGACCTCGTGGAGATCGTCGAGGGCACCGACGCGATCCGCACGCGCTATCTCCAACTCCAGCTCTCCGCGCGCAGCACCATCGACATCTTCTCCGCCGGCACACCCCAGGCGGTCACCCCGGCGGACAGCGCGGAAGTGACGGCCATGTCGCGCGATGTGCGGGTGCGGGCCGTCATCGATCAGGGATTCCTGGGCGAGCCGGGCGCTGCGGATCAGGTGGCGCAGTCACTGGCCGACGGGGTCCACGTACGCACGGTCACCGAGGTCCCCTACAAGCTCATCCTGTGCGACGGCGCGGTGGCGATGCTGCCGCTGCACGGACGGGACGCCGACGTGGACCCGGCGGTGGTGCTGCGCGGCGGACTGGCCCATGTGGCGCGGGAGTTGTTCGAGCAGGTGTGGGGGCGTGCCCGCCCGTACCAGGAGCTGCCGCACGCGGAGATCGACGACCTCGACGCGCACATCCTGCGACTGCTGCTCGCCGGTCTCACGGACACGGCGGTGGCCGGTCAGGTGCGGCTGTCGGTGCGCACCGTGCAGCGCAGGCTCCAGGCGCTCATGGTGAGGACCGACGCGACGACCCGTCTCCAGCTGGGGTGGCACGCGAGAGACCGGGGCTGGGTGTGA
- the def gene encoding peptide deformylase → MRNRPIPGSSGLVRTMSLLGDPVLHAACEPVTDFGPSLARLVEDMFATMYAAQGVGLAANQVGVPLRVFVFDCPDDEDVRHLGHVVNPTLVEADGVTVRGPEGCLSLPGIEAGTPRYDHAVVEGLTVGGEPVRISGTGFFARCLQHECDHLDGAVYTDRLTGLRRARALRAARRAPWGRTG, encoded by the coding sequence ATGCGAAACCGCCCCATCCCCGGCAGCTCCGGCCTCGTCCGGACCATGAGCCTGCTCGGTGACCCGGTGCTCCACGCCGCGTGCGAGCCCGTCACGGACTTCGGGCCCTCGCTCGCCCGGCTGGTCGAGGACATGTTCGCCACGATGTACGCGGCGCAGGGCGTCGGTCTCGCCGCCAACCAGGTCGGTGTGCCGCTCCGGGTGTTCGTCTTCGACTGTCCCGACGACGAGGACGTCCGCCATCTCGGGCATGTGGTCAACCCCACGCTCGTCGAGGCGGACGGCGTCACGGTGCGTGGCCCGGAGGGCTGCCTCTCCCTGCCGGGGATCGAGGCGGGCACACCTCGCTACGACCACGCAGTGGTCGAGGGGCTGACGGTCGGGGGCGAGCCGGTGCGGATCAGCGGGACGGGCTTCTTCGCCCGTTGCCTCCAGCACGAGTGCGACCATCTCGACGGTGCCGTCTACACGGACCGGCTGACCGGGCTGCGCCGGGCACGCGCGCTGCGTGCGGCCCGCCGGGCGCCCTGGGGGCGCACCGGTTGA
- a CDS encoding TetR family transcriptional regulator, with amino-acid sequence METTRQAERQRTAAESRRRELLEAADRVVLRDGPGASMNAIAAEAGITKPILYRHFGDKGGLYRALAKRHTDALLSALRAALDAPADRRQRIEATLDTYLAAIEARPQVYRFLMHPSDDAAPSSEQGFDVGRHSAPLLRRLGEELATVIAERVDLGPDSQQMARIWGHGIIGMAQAAGDWWLSERPCSREQLVRSLADLLWGRLAEVGDRPGGTGF; translated from the coding sequence ATGGAGACCACACGACAGGCCGAGCGACAGCGGACCGCGGCCGAAAGCCGCCGCCGCGAGCTGCTGGAGGCCGCCGACCGCGTGGTGCTCAGGGACGGCCCCGGGGCATCGATGAACGCCATCGCGGCAGAGGCCGGCATCACCAAGCCCATCCTCTACCGGCACTTCGGCGACAAGGGCGGCCTCTACCGCGCCCTGGCCAAGCGGCACACCGACGCACTGCTGAGCGCCCTGCGGGCCGCGCTCGACGCCCCCGCCGACCGCCGCCAACGCATCGAGGCGACGCTCGACACCTATCTCGCGGCGATCGAGGCGCGTCCGCAGGTCTACCGCTTCCTGATGCACCCGTCCGACGACGCGGCGCCCTCGTCCGAGCAGGGCTTCGATGTGGGGCGGCACTCGGCCCCACTGCTGCGCCGCCTCGGCGAGGAGCTCGCCACAGTCATCGCGGAACGGGTGGATCTCGGCCCGGACAGCCAGCAGATGGCCCGGATCTGGGGCCACGGCATCATCGGCATGGCACAAGCGGCCGGCGACTGGTGGCTGAGCGAACGCCCCTGCTCGCGCGAGCAGTTGGTACGGAGTCTGGCCGATCTGCTCTGGGGCAGGCTGGCCGAGGTCGGCGACCGCCCCGGCGGAACCGGGTTCTGA
- a CDS encoding acyl-CoA dehydrogenase family protein: MAEFTLDLNDDQKQVRDWLHGFAADVIRPAASEWDEREETPWPVIQEAAKVGIYSLDFYAQQFFDPTGLGIPMAMEELFWGDAGIALSIVGTGLAAVGVLANGTEEQIGTWIPQMYGDANDVKVAAFCSSEPDAGSDVASMRTRAVYDQAKDEWVLNGTKTWATNGGIANVHVVVAVVDAELGSKGHASFIVPPDTAGLSQGQKFKKHGIRASHTAEVVLEDVRVPGHCLLGGKEKLDQRLARARERAASGGGERVKNAAMATFEASRPAVGAMAVGTARAAYEVALDYAKTRTQFGRPIIDNQGIAFQLADMRTQIDAARLLVWRASWMATAGKPFESAEGSMSKLYASETAKKVTAQAIQILGGNGFTREYPVERMHRDAAIYTIFEGTSEIQRLVIARTLSGMPIR; the protein is encoded by the coding sequence ATGGCCGAGTTCACGCTCGATCTCAACGACGACCAGAAGCAGGTCCGTGACTGGCTTCACGGCTTCGCCGCAGACGTGATCCGTCCGGCAGCTTCGGAGTGGGACGAGCGTGAGGAAACGCCCTGGCCCGTCATCCAGGAGGCCGCCAAGGTCGGAATCTACTCCCTGGACTTCTACGCGCAGCAGTTCTTCGACCCGACGGGCCTCGGCATCCCGATGGCGATGGAGGAGCTGTTCTGGGGCGACGCGGGCATCGCCCTGTCGATCGTCGGTACGGGCCTGGCGGCCGTCGGCGTCCTCGCCAACGGGACCGAGGAGCAGATCGGCACCTGGATCCCGCAGATGTACGGCGACGCGAACGATGTGAAGGTCGCCGCCTTCTGTTCCTCCGAGCCCGACGCCGGTTCCGACGTCGCCTCGATGCGTACCCGCGCGGTGTACGACCAGGCCAAGGACGAGTGGGTGCTCAACGGCACCAAGACCTGGGCGACCAACGGCGGCATCGCCAACGTCCACGTCGTGGTCGCGGTCGTCGACGCGGAGCTCGGTTCCAAGGGGCACGCCTCCTTCATTGTGCCGCCGGACACCGCGGGCCTCTCGCAGGGCCAGAAGTTCAAGAAGCACGGCATCCGCGCCTCGCACACCGCCGAGGTCGTCCTGGAGGACGTGCGCGTCCCGGGCCACTGCCTGCTCGGCGGCAAGGAGAAGCTGGACCAGCGCCTGGCCCGGGCCCGCGAGCGTGCCGCCTCCGGTGGCGGCGAGCGCGTGAAGAACGCCGCGATGGCCACGTTCGAGGCGTCCCGCCCGGCCGTCGGCGCGATGGCCGTCGGCACCGCCCGTGCCGCGTACGAGGTCGCGCTGGACTACGCGAAGACCAGGACCCAGTTCGGCCGTCCGATCATCGACAACCAGGGCATCGCCTTCCAGCTCGCCGACATGCGCACCCAGATCGACGCGGCGCGCCTGCTGGTCTGGCGCGCCTCGTGGATGGCGACCGCCGGCAAGCCGTTCGAGTCGGCCGAGGGCTCCATGTCCAAGCTGTACGCGAGCGAGACCGCCAAGAAGGTCACCGCTCAGGCGATCCAGATCCTCGGCGGCAACGGGTTCACCCGTGAGTACCCGGTGGAGCGCATGCACCGCGACGCCGCGATCTACACGATCTTCGAGGGAACGAGCGAGATCCAGCGCCTGGTGATCGCCCGCACGCTGTCCGGGATGCCCATCCGCTGA
- a CDS encoding glutathione peroxidase, which yields MTLHDIPLHTLTGEPTTLGAYSGQAVLLVNVASKCGLTPQYAGLERLQKEYGDRGFTVLGVPCNQFGGQEPGSSEEIQTFCSTTYGVSFPLLAKTDVNGAGRHPLYTELTRLADADGEAGDVQWNFEKFLISPAGEPVARIRPRTEPEAPEVVAAIEAQLPA from the coding sequence ATGACGCTGCACGACATCCCGCTCCACACGCTCACCGGCGAGCCGACCACGCTGGGCGCCTACAGCGGCCAGGCGGTCCTGCTGGTGAACGTCGCCTCCAAGTGCGGGCTGACCCCGCAGTACGCCGGTCTGGAGCGGCTCCAGAAGGAGTACGGGGACCGCGGCTTCACGGTGCTCGGCGTGCCGTGCAACCAGTTCGGCGGCCAGGAGCCCGGGAGCTCGGAGGAGATCCAGACCTTCTGCTCGACGACGTACGGGGTGAGCTTCCCGCTGCTGGCGAAGACCGATGTCAACGGTGCCGGCAGGCACCCGCTCTACACGGAGCTCACCCGGCTCGCGGACGCGGACGGCGAGGCCGGTGACGTCCAGTGGAACTTCGAGAAGTTCCTGATCTCCCCCGCGGGTGAGCCGGTCGCCCGGATCCGCCCCCGGACGGAGCCGGAGGCCCCGGAGGTCGTCGCGGCCATCGAGGCGCAGCTCCCCGCCTGA
- a CDS encoding Lrp/AsnC family transcriptional regulator, which produces MTENLPSLSELDLALVNALQINPRAPWTELAKALEVDAATVARRWERLRAAGHAWVTAYPYGGSGAGALIEIDCAPGQAGAVAELLSADPHAVTVEHAAGGRDLLITAMATGFGALSSYIVDRLGTTPGIAATRAHLITRSYTEGSVWRLTSLSRSQQETLAASRRSALGDTQHLPEYAELVTAIGENGRMSLSELAETLGVSVNTASRRLNRLLETGRLVLRCDLARSLSGSPVAVTLFGTVAAEHLDATARELAKLPEIRQCLGLAGPQNLIATVWVSSLVDAQALEVRLAATIPHLRIADRAVALRAVKLMGRLLDPDGRATGFVPMNLWA; this is translated from the coding sequence ATGACTGAAAATCTGCCCTCACTCAGCGAGCTGGACCTGGCCCTGGTCAACGCTCTGCAGATCAACCCACGGGCCCCCTGGACCGAGCTGGCGAAGGCCCTGGAGGTCGATGCCGCGACCGTGGCCCGGCGATGGGAGCGGCTGCGGGCCGCCGGCCACGCCTGGGTGACGGCGTATCCGTACGGCGGCTCGGGGGCCGGCGCGCTGATCGAGATCGACTGCGCGCCGGGACAGGCGGGAGCGGTCGCCGAGCTCCTGTCGGCGGACCCGCACGCGGTGACCGTGGAGCACGCGGCGGGCGGGCGCGACCTCCTGATCACCGCGATGGCCACCGGCTTCGGCGCACTCTCGAGCTACATCGTGGACCGGCTGGGCACCACCCCCGGAATCGCGGCGACCCGTGCCCATCTGATCACCCGCAGTTACACCGAGGGCAGCGTGTGGCGGCTGACGAGCCTGAGCCGCAGCCAGCAGGAGACTCTGGCCGCGTCCCGCCGGTCGGCGCTGGGCGACACACAGCATCTGCCCGAGTACGCCGAGCTCGTCACGGCGATAGGCGAGAACGGACGCATGTCCCTCAGCGAACTCGCCGAGACCCTCGGCGTCTCGGTGAACACGGCGAGCCGCCGGCTGAACCGGCTGCTGGAAACAGGACGCCTCGTGCTCCGCTGCGACCTGGCCCGCTCGCTGTCCGGCTCACCGGTCGCCGTGACCCTGTTCGGGACCGTGGCGGCCGAGCATCTGGACGCCACGGCAAGGGAGTTGGCGAAGCTCCCGGAGATCAGGCAGTGCCTGGGCCTGGCCGGTCCGCAGAATCTGATCGCCACTGTCTGGGTCTCGTCCCTGGTGGATGCCCAGGCCCTGGAGGTCCGCCTCGCCGCGACCATCCCCCATCTGCGGATCGCCGACCGCGCGGTCGCGCTGCGCGCGGTGAAACTGATGGGCCGGCTGCTGGATCCGGACGGACGGGCGACCGGCTTCGTACCGATGAACCTCTGGGCGTGA
- a CDS encoding amidase yields MQQPFATLADAAAALRSGTVGSEELVTAALADAEVLDPLLGVYVTRFPERALAAARAADSLPAAERGPLHGLPLAVKDNLATVEGPATAQSPVHDPHWWRGLDAPAVARLRGAGAVVLGKTTMAEYAMGRPDPAHDFPVPRNPWDPERWTGGSSTGNGAGIASGLFLGALGSDTSGSVRLPAALCGATGLKTTFGLLPVDGCIPLSPSQDVLGPMAVTARDCGLLLGAMTGLPPRAPAPDGVRGLRIGVPYGLLDAPGVTAECRTAFQDALRTLRELGAEIREFDLPEFGGLLAVNAVTMLAEAFAAHSERLAADWDGHGRAFRRLAAAGGLVPAHLYLRAQRTREQLTAQLLARMDGPGGVDLIATPTWPAPARPYAQEAAPGEELNLTGVWNPTGFPALALPMGAGPTGLPLSLQLAGRPRSEHTLIAAGDAYQSATTWHLRRAAPDPGQRPTPLQDPDGGPAHTSPTPSAATPGDAFADAGAALAAIGITPGPADLAFARTVARSLLEADRRPAA; encoded by the coding sequence GTGCAGCAGCCTTTCGCCACCCTCGCCGACGCCGCCGCGGCCCTGCGGTCGGGCACCGTCGGCAGCGAGGAACTCGTCACCGCCGCCCTCGCCGACGCCGAGGTGCTCGATCCGCTGCTCGGTGTGTACGTGACCCGCTTCCCGGAACGGGCGCTGGCCGCCGCCCGGGCGGCCGACTCCCTGCCCGCCGCTGAACGCGGCCCCCTGCACGGACTGCCCCTCGCGGTGAAGGACAACCTCGCCACCGTCGAGGGCCCGGCCACCGCGCAGAGCCCCGTCCATGACCCGCACTGGTGGCGCGGGCTCGACGCACCGGCCGTCGCCCGGCTGCGCGGTGCGGGGGCGGTCGTCCTGGGCAAGACCACCATGGCCGAGTACGCCATGGGCCGCCCCGACCCCGCCCACGACTTTCCGGTGCCCCGCAATCCCTGGGACCCCGAGCGGTGGACCGGCGGATCGAGCACCGGAAACGGTGCGGGCATCGCCTCGGGACTCTTCCTGGGGGCCCTCGGCAGCGACACCTCCGGCAGCGTGCGGCTGCCCGCCGCGCTGTGCGGAGCCACCGGCCTCAAGACCACCTTCGGACTGCTGCCCGTCGACGGCTGCATCCCGCTGAGCCCTTCGCAGGACGTCCTCGGCCCGATGGCCGTCACCGCCCGCGACTGTGGACTCCTCCTCGGCGCGATGACCGGGCTGCCGCCCAGGGCTCCCGCGCCGGACGGGGTGCGCGGACTGCGCATCGGTGTTCCGTACGGACTGCTCGACGCTCCGGGCGTCACCGCCGAGTGCCGCACCGCATTCCAGGACGCGCTGCGAACCCTGCGTGAACTCGGCGCGGAAATAAGGGAGTTCGATCTGCCGGAGTTCGGCGGTCTGCTCGCCGTCAACGCGGTCACCATGCTCGCCGAAGCCTTCGCCGCGCACAGCGAGCGGCTCGCCGCCGACTGGGACGGGCACGGGCGGGCCTTTCGCAGGCTGGCCGCCGCGGGCGGACTCGTCCCGGCACACCTCTACCTCCGCGCCCAGCGCACCCGCGAACAGCTCACCGCACAGCTGCTGGCGCGGATGGACGGCCCCGGCGGCGTCGACCTGATCGCCACCCCGACCTGGCCCGCGCCCGCACGGCCGTACGCACAGGAGGCCGCGCCCGGCGAGGAACTCAACCTCACCGGCGTCTGGAACCCCACCGGCTTCCCGGCCCTCGCCCTTCCCATGGGTGCCGGCCCCACCGGGCTGCCCCTCTCCCTCCAACTGGCCGGCCGCCCCCGCAGCGAGCACACCCTGATCGCCGCGGGCGACGCCTACCAGTCCGCCACCACCTGGCATCTCCGCCGGGCCGCGCCCGACCCCGGGCAACGGCCCACCCCGCTCCAGGACCCGGACGGCGGGCCGGCGCACACATCCCCGACGCCGTCCGCAGCCACCCCCGGCGACGCCTTCGCCGATGCCGGGGCCGCACTCGCCGCGATCGGCATTACACCGGGCCCCGCCGATCTGGCCTTCGCCCGGACCGTGGCCCGCTCACTCCTCGAAGCGGACCGCAGGCCCGCCGCCTGA